Proteins encoded in a region of the Ornithodoros turicata isolate Travis chromosome 3, ASM3712646v1, whole genome shotgun sequence genome:
- the LOC135389350 gene encoding uncharacterized protein LOC135389350, translating into MSPFFIEKAVASLSKYITEIKRIRSGDLLVKCTNEIDCERILNTHEMMGKKISASLHKTLNTCRGVIAVSELIDVPVEEILENLKDQDVIDVRKIKIRKNGEYITTRNIVLTFDRPTLPTKLKVGYLSADVRPYIPNPLRCFRCNRFGHAADGCRGSACCARCGKSDHETKECKGPDCCVNCSSNHPSYSRSCTKWKYEKEVLHVKVTQNISYPEARKKVAPIFFEKSFATAVKQKVKLVTQYTQTEQSLLIETTTKDVQGGARPPPVPETPVASLTPTPLLSSQSTETTSMDCEDETSSERSFASTSSQVLQKNRASLSGSGSLPDISDKELAAARKKPTRPQVTPPTKNR; encoded by the coding sequence atgtcaccctttttcattgagaaagcGGTGGCATCACTGTCTAAGTACATAACTGAAATCAAACGCATCAGATCTGGCGACCTTCTCGTAAAATGCACCAATGAAATAGACTGTGAACGCATTCTAAACACACATGAGATGATGGGTAAAAAGATTTCAGCTTCCTTGCACAAAACACTGAACACTTGCAGGGGCGTCATCGCAGTATCAGAACTGATTGACGTGCCTGTGGAAGAAATCCTAGAAAACTTGAAGGACCAGGATGTCATTGATGTACGCAAAATCAAAATCCGTAAAAATGGGGAGTACATCACCACACGAAATATAGTACTGACTTTTGACAGGCCCACACTTCCAACAAAACTAAAAGTAGGCTACCTGTCAGCAGATGTCCGACCTTACATACCGAACCCGTTGCGCTGTTTtcggtgcaacaggtttggacATGCTGCAGACGGGTGCCGTGGCTCTGCCTGTTGTGCACGATGTGGAAAGTCTGACCATGAGACTAAAGAATGCAAAGGGCCAGACTGCTGTGTCAACTGTTCTTCcaaccacccatcctactcgaggtcctgtacaaagtggaaatatgAAAAGGAAGTCCTGCACGTTAAGGTtacacagaacatcagttacccAGAAGCAAGGAAAAAAGTAGCTCCCATCTTTTTCGAAAAATCCTTTGCCACAGCCGTAAAACAGAAAGTGAAACTAGTAACACAGTACACACAGACCGAGCAATCACTGCTGATAGAGACAACCACAAAAGATGTCCAGGGAGGTGCACGTCCACCTCCAGTCCCCGAAACTCCAGTGGCGTCCCTAACACCGACGCCACttctgtcctcacagtccacggagACCACATCCATGGACtgcgaggacgagacgagctctgagcgctccttcgcgagcacgagctcccaagTCCTCCAAAAGAATAGAGCTAGTCTgtcggggagtgggtcactCCCTGACATATCTGACAAGGAGCTTGCGGCTGCGCGGAAGAAACCCACAAGGCCGCAGGTCACACCTCCAACAAAAAATAGGTGA